A window of the Chitinivorax tropicus genome harbors these coding sequences:
- a CDS encoding electron transfer flavoprotein subunit beta/FixA family protein: MKALVAVKRVVDYNVKVRVKADGSDVDIANVKMSMNPFDEIAVEEAVRLKEAGKITEIVVVSMGSGKCEEQIRTAMAMGADRGILVETDVDLQPLAVAKLLKAIVDKEQPQLVILGKQAIDDDSNQTGQMLAALTGMPQGTFASKVELTADSLNVTREIDGGLETVKLNLPAVVTTDLRLNEPRYVKLPNIMAAKKKPLDKTTPADLGVDVAPRLKTLKVAEPPKRSAGVKVGSVAELVAKLKNEAKVI, encoded by the coding sequence ATGAAAGCTCTAGTCGCAGTTAAGCGCGTTGTGGATTACAACGTGAAAGTTCGCGTCAAGGCCGACGGCAGCGATGTTGATATTGCCAATGTCAAGATGTCGATGAACCCATTCGATGAAATCGCGGTGGAAGAGGCGGTCCGTCTGAAAGAAGCGGGCAAGATCACCGAGATCGTGGTGGTATCGATGGGCTCTGGCAAATGTGAAGAGCAGATTCGGACTGCCATGGCCATGGGCGCGGATCGCGGCATCCTGGTCGAGACTGATGTGGATCTGCAGCCACTGGCCGTGGCCAAGCTCTTGAAGGCGATCGTCGATAAAGAGCAGCCGCAGCTGGTGATCCTGGGTAAGCAGGCCATCGACGATGATTCCAACCAGACTGGCCAGATGCTGGCTGCGTTGACTGGCATGCCGCAAGGGACGTTTGCTTCCAAGGTCGAGCTGACAGCTGATTCGCTGAATGTGACACGCGAAATCGATGGCGGCCTGGAAACGGTCAAGCTGAATCTGCCCGCCGTAGTGACGACCGATCTGCGTCTGAATGAGCCACGTTATGTGAAGCTGCCGAACATCATGGCCGCCAAGAAAAAGCCGCTCGACAAGACCACGCCGGCTGATCTGGGTGTGGATGTCGCTCCGCGCCTGAAGACCTTGAAAGTGGCTGAGCCACCCAAGCGTTCCGCAGGGGTGAAAGTGGGCTCGGTGGCCGAGCTGGTGGCAAAACTGAAGAATGAAGCGAAGGTGATCTGA
- the rsgA gene encoding ribosome small subunit-dependent GTPase A, whose translation MTQTAEGQIVASHGRSFRVLVDQQIYECTTRGKRTDLACGDKVTVRISNQQQAVIEQVLPRQSLLYRADDWREKLIAANVSQVVIVVAPFPSFSEEFLGRCLVACEATDIQPLIVLNKCDLPEAETAKAQLALYETLGYRLLPLSAKQSVASLQPLLTGHTTVLIGQSGMGKSTLINALLPAAQARTGDISLALDSGKHTTTHATLYPLDAESAIIDSPGMQEFGLTHVSGDQLAHCFPELRPYIGECRFANCRHLSEPNCAISQALATGTLTERRVMLYRKLRQLIDKK comes from the coding sequence ATGACCCAAACCGCCGAAGGCCAAATCGTTGCGAGCCATGGCCGCTCATTCCGCGTGCTGGTTGACCAGCAGATCTACGAATGCACCACCCGCGGCAAACGAACCGATCTGGCTTGTGGTGACAAAGTAACGGTCAGGATCAGCAACCAGCAGCAGGCTGTTATCGAACAGGTTCTGCCACGCCAGAGCCTGCTGTATCGAGCAGATGATTGGCGGGAAAAATTGATCGCAGCCAATGTCAGCCAAGTGGTGATCGTGGTCGCTCCCTTCCCGAGCTTCAGTGAGGAATTCCTGGGGCGCTGTCTGGTTGCTTGCGAAGCTACCGATATCCAGCCATTGATTGTGCTCAACAAATGCGACCTGCCAGAGGCGGAAACGGCCAAAGCACAGCTGGCACTCTATGAAACCCTGGGCTATCGGCTGCTGCCATTGTCCGCCAAACAGAGTGTCGCATCGCTACAGCCCCTGCTGACAGGGCATACCACGGTGTTGATTGGGCAATCCGGCATGGGCAAATCGACCTTGATCAATGCCTTGCTGCCCGCCGCCCAGGCTCGCACGGGTGATATATCGCTGGCGCTGGATTCCGGCAAGCACACCACCACCCATGCCACGCTGTATCCGCTTGATGCGGAAAGCGCCATCATCGACTCGCCCGGCATGCAGGAATTCGGTCTGACCCATGTGTCAGGCGATCAGCTGGCCCACTGCTTTCCGGAGCTCCGCCCCTACATCGGTGAATGTCGTTTCGCCAACTGCCGTCACCTCTCCGAGCCCAATTGCGCGATTTCACAGGCGCTGGCAACCGGCACACTCACTGAGCGCCGGGTCATGTTGTATCGGAAGCTCCGACAGTTGATCGACAAGAAATAA
- the cysE gene encoding serine O-acetyltransferase: MSQSQHSTDHIWDTIRQEVETAVANEPILASFLHMTVLRHKSLDDVIAFHLSSKLATSTMDARTLMELIREALDADPQIGEAMRADIQASFDRDPACTTFSTPLLYYKGFHALASYRIMHWLWQHGRQTLALFLQNRISEAFTVDIHPAAHIGRGIMLDHGHGFVVGETAVIEDNVSILHNVTLGGTGKETGDRHPKIRSGVLIGAGVKILGNIEVGRGAKVGAGSVVIEPVPPHVTVVGVPAKIVGMADSAEPALDMNQRFDCRGR, encoded by the coding sequence ATGAGTCAATCACAGCATTCAACCGACCACATTTGGGACACCATCCGTCAGGAAGTCGAAACAGCCGTTGCCAACGAGCCGATCCTGGCCAGCTTCCTGCATATGACTGTGCTACGGCACAAGTCGCTGGATGATGTCATCGCCTTTCACCTCTCCAGCAAGCTCGCCACCAGCACGATGGATGCTCGCACCTTGATGGAGCTGATTCGGGAAGCGCTGGATGCCGACCCGCAAATTGGTGAAGCCATGCGGGCAGACATCCAGGCGTCGTTCGACCGAGACCCAGCCTGCACGACCTTTTCCACACCCCTGCTGTATTACAAGGGCTTTCATGCCCTGGCCAGCTATCGCATCATGCATTGGCTGTGGCAACATGGCCGCCAGACACTGGCCTTGTTCCTGCAAAACCGTATCTCTGAAGCATTCACTGTTGATATCCACCCGGCAGCGCACATTGGACGAGGGATCATGTTGGATCATGGCCATGGCTTTGTCGTGGGCGAGACAGCTGTCATCGAAGACAATGTCTCGATCCTTCATAATGTCACACTGGGCGGCACGGGTAAGGAAACCGGCGATCGGCATCCCAAGATCCGCTCGGGGGTGTTGATCGGTGCAGGCGTCAAGATTCTGGGCAATATCGAAGTGGGCCGTGGCGCGAAGGTTGGCGCAGGCAGTGTGGTGATCGAACCGGTTCCGCCGCATGTCACTGTGGTGGGCGTGCCCGCCAAGATCGTCGGCATGGCCGACTCCGCCGAGCCGGCCTTGGATATGAATCAACGGTTTGACTGTCGAGGCCGCTGA
- the moaA gene encoding GTP 3',8-cyclase MoaA has protein sequence MAALTDRFGRQIDYLRLSVTDRCDLRCSYCMPAGFKGFETPSHWLTFDEIERLIGVFARLGVSRVRLTGGEPLLRKDLPILAGRLAALPGLDDLSLSTNATQLAHHAQALKQAGIRRLNVSLDSLNPCKFGQIAGRPSFDKVMAGLMAAKAEGFAPIKVNMVAMKGVNDDEIDTMVEFCHAHGFVLRLIEAMPMGDTGRHTQYLDLQPVANRLKQRFQLQEVAVPLGAGPARYLASADGSFNIGFITPISQHFCATCNRVRLSVDGTLYMCLGQDEKMEFRPMLRQGASDADLEAAIRAAIELKPERHEFKEKPEKVLRFMSMTGG, from the coding sequence ATGGCAGCGTTGACAGATCGATTCGGCAGGCAAATTGATTATTTACGCCTGTCTGTGACCGACCGCTGTGATCTACGCTGCAGCTATTGCATGCCTGCGGGATTCAAAGGATTCGAAACACCATCGCATTGGCTGACCTTTGACGAGATCGAGCGCTTGATTGGCGTATTTGCCCGCCTGGGCGTCAGCCGTGTCCGGCTGACCGGTGGCGAGCCGCTGCTGCGGAAAGATCTACCGATCTTGGCAGGGCGGTTGGCTGCACTGCCGGGGCTGGACGATCTGTCGCTGTCCACCAATGCCACCCAATTGGCGCACCATGCCCAGGCGCTGAAGCAAGCTGGGATTCGCCGCCTCAATGTCAGCCTGGATTCGCTCAACCCCTGTAAGTTTGGCCAGATTGCAGGTCGGCCCAGTTTCGATAAAGTGATGGCAGGCCTGATGGCGGCCAAGGCGGAAGGCTTTGCACCGATCAAGGTCAATATGGTGGCGATGAAGGGTGTCAATGATGATGAAATCGACACCATGGTCGAATTCTGTCACGCCCATGGCTTTGTCCTGCGCTTGATCGAGGCGATGCCAATGGGTGACACCGGGCGCCATACCCAGTATCTTGACCTGCAACCGGTCGCCAATCGCTTGAAGCAACGATTCCAGCTACAAGAAGTCGCCGTCCCGCTAGGCGCGGGCCCGGCACGCTACCTTGCCAGTGCGGATGGTTCGTTCAACATCGGGTTCATCACCCCGATCTCTCAGCACTTCTGCGCCACCTGTAACCGGGTCCGGCTGTCTGTCGATGGCACCTTGTACATGTGCCTTGGGCAGGATGAGAAAATGGAGTTTCGCCCCATGCTGCGCCAGGGCGCAAGTGATGCCGACCTGGAGGCCGCCATCCGCGCTGCCATCGAGCTGAAGCCCGAGCGGCACGAGTTCAAGGAAAAGCCAGAGAAAGTGCTGCGGTTCATGTCCATGACCGGGGGCTAG
- a CDS encoding acyl-CoA dehydrogenase C-terminal domain-containing protein, which yields MPYTAPIKDQQFVLQAIAGLEEVLALPGNEDTSVELVDAILEEANKFASAILAPLNKLGDKGHQLADGVVTTVEGFKEAYHQFRDAGWVGMRAPVEFGGQGLPALVTMATEEMWCASNLAFSLCPLLTLGAVEALDHHASDELKAIYLPKMSSGEWPGTMNLTEPQAGSDLAQVRSKAIPQADGSYLISGQKIFITWGEHDMADNIVHLVLARLPDAPAGVKGISLFVVPKFLVNADGSLGKRNDAYCVSIEHKLGIHGSPTCVMSYGDNGGAVGYLVGEANKGLAYMFTMMNHARLGVGVEGMAISERAYQKAVAYAKDRIQSRELGSDNSAPAAIIRHPDVRRMLMTMRAYIEGMRALTYFGGAALDKAAKHPDAAERQKNQYLINFLIPIIKGWNTEVANVVTSLGVQVHGGMGFIEETGAAQHMRDARITAIYEGTTGIHGMDLIGRKLASEKGLTCFTLLQEIDATLVALGQENDPTLAAIQRGVKQAALAAKESADFLLARFDQQPKQAAAGSVPFLMLMGVTLAGWLLAKSALIAKQQLAAGGADEAFCQNKLITARFFAEHIASQALAYGYEITQGAESTLALPDDQF from the coding sequence ATGCCCTACACCGCGCCGATCAAAGACCAGCAATTCGTGCTGCAAGCGATTGCCGGGCTGGAAGAAGTCCTGGCCTTGCCAGGTAACGAGGACACCAGCGTTGAGCTGGTCGATGCGATCTTGGAGGAGGCCAATAAGTTTGCCTCTGCCATCCTGGCACCGTTGAACAAGCTGGGTGACAAGGGACACCAATTGGCGGATGGCGTTGTGACCACGGTTGAGGGTTTCAAGGAGGCTTATCACCAGTTCCGCGACGCGGGCTGGGTGGGCATGCGTGCACCGGTCGAGTTTGGTGGCCAAGGGTTGCCAGCTTTGGTGACCATGGCGACCGAAGAAATGTGGTGTGCGTCCAATCTCGCGTTCTCGCTGTGCCCGCTATTGACCTTGGGGGCTGTCGAGGCATTGGATCACCATGCATCGGACGAGCTGAAAGCCATCTATCTGCCCAAGATGTCCAGCGGGGAATGGCCCGGCACCATGAACCTGACCGAGCCGCAGGCCGGGTCGGATCTGGCGCAGGTGCGCAGCAAGGCGATACCACAGGCAGATGGTAGCTATCTGATCTCAGGCCAGAAAATCTTCATCACCTGGGGTGAGCATGACATGGCGGACAACATTGTCCATCTGGTGCTGGCACGCCTGCCCGATGCACCTGCTGGCGTGAAAGGGATTTCGCTGTTCGTAGTGCCCAAATTCCTGGTGAATGCCGATGGTAGCCTGGGCAAGCGCAACGATGCCTACTGTGTGTCGATCGAACATAAGCTGGGCATTCATGGCTCGCCCACTTGTGTGATGAGCTATGGCGACAATGGTGGTGCGGTGGGTTACTTGGTGGGTGAGGCTAACAAGGGCTTGGCCTACATGTTCACCATGATGAACCATGCCCGCCTGGGCGTGGGTGTGGAGGGGATGGCGATCTCAGAGCGTGCTTATCAAAAAGCCGTGGCCTATGCCAAAGACCGCATCCAGTCTCGTGAGCTGGGCTCGGACAACTCTGCGCCTGCGGCCATCATCCGCCACCCGGATGTGCGCCGCATGCTGATGACCATGCGCGCATATATCGAGGGCATGCGTGCCTTGACCTATTTCGGCGGTGCGGCGCTTGATAAAGCCGCCAAGCACCCAGATGCGGCGGAGCGCCAGAAGAATCAATATCTGATCAATTTCTTGATTCCGATCATCAAAGGCTGGAATACCGAAGTGGCCAATGTGGTCACCTCGCTGGGCGTGCAGGTACATGGTGGCATGGGCTTCATTGAGGAGACCGGTGCCGCCCAGCATATGCGTGATGCCCGGATCACCGCCATCTATGAAGGCACGACTGGTATTCATGGCATGGATTTGATTGGCCGTAAACTTGCCTCGGAAAAAGGCTTGACCTGCTTTACCTTGTTGCAGGAAATCGATGCAACCCTGGTCGCGCTGGGGCAGGAGAATGATCCGACGCTGGCTGCGATTCAGCGTGGGGTGAAACAGGCTGCGTTGGCCGCCAAAGAGTCAGCGGATTTCCTACTCGCCAGATTCGATCAACAGCCCAAGCAAGCGGCAGCGGGCTCGGTTCCTTTCCTGATGTTGATGGGCGTGACCTTGGCGGGTTGGTTGCTGGCCAAGTCAGCATTGATTGCCAAGCAGCAGCTGGCCGCAGGGGGCGCAGACGAAGCTTTCTGCCAGAACAAGCTGATTACGGCGCGTTTCTTCGCTGAACACATTGCCAGCCAAGCCTTGGCATACGGCTATGAGATCACGCAAGGTGCGGAAAGCACGCTGGCCTTGCCGGACGACCAGTTCTGA
- a CDS encoding electron transfer flavoprotein subunit alpha/FixB family protein yields MGILVIAEHDNGSIKSGTLNTVAAAAKLGGEVHLLVAGQGCAAAAQAAAKIAGVAKVLVADAAHFAHGLAENLGDLVAGLAKGYSHVLAPATTYGKNFLPRVAALLDVAQLSDIIAVESADTFVRPIYAGNVFATVQSVDPIKVITVRTTAFDAVAADGGNAAIENIAATADAGKSAFISQELTKSDRPELAAAKVIVSGGRALGSEEQFKAVIEPLADKLGAAVGASRAAVDAGYAPNDYQVGQTGKIVAPQLYVAVGISGAIQHLAGMKDSKVIVAINKDEEAPIFQVADYGLVGDLFTVVPELIAELSK; encoded by the coding sequence ATGGGCATCCTGGTTATTGCAGAACACGACAATGGCTCGATCAAATCCGGCACGTTGAACACCGTTGCCGCTGCTGCCAAGTTGGGCGGCGAGGTTCACCTGCTGGTGGCAGGGCAGGGCTGCGCTGCCGCTGCACAAGCGGCAGCCAAGATTGCAGGCGTTGCCAAAGTGCTGGTTGCAGATGCCGCACACTTTGCTCACGGCCTGGCCGAAAACCTGGGCGATCTGGTTGCTGGTCTGGCCAAGGGCTACAGCCATGTGCTGGCGCCCGCCACCACTTATGGCAAGAATTTCCTGCCCCGCGTGGCCGCCCTGTTGGATGTTGCTCAGTTATCCGACATCATCGCGGTTGAATCGGCAGACACTTTTGTCCGCCCGATCTACGCAGGCAACGTGTTTGCAACCGTTCAATCGGTTGACCCGATCAAAGTCATCACCGTCCGGACTACGGCTTTTGATGCGGTTGCTGCTGACGGTGGCAATGCCGCCATCGAAAACATTGCGGCTACTGCCGATGCCGGCAAATCTGCTTTCATCAGCCAAGAGCTGACCAAGTCTGATCGGCCAGAGCTGGCTGCTGCCAAGGTCATTGTGTCGGGTGGCCGTGCGCTGGGCTCGGAAGAACAGTTCAAAGCCGTGATCGAGCCCTTGGCGGACAAGCTGGGTGCAGCGGTTGGCGCCTCTCGTGCGGCTGTGGATGCCGGTTATGCACCGAACGACTATCAAGTCGGCCAGACCGGTAAGATCGTGGCACCACAGCTGTATGTGGCAGTCGGCATTTCCGGCGCGATCCAGCACTTGGCAGGGATGAAAGACTCAAAAGTCATCGTCGCGATCAATAAAGACGAAGAAGCACCGATCTTCCAGGTGGCGGATTATGGTTTGGTGGGTGATCTGTTCACCGTGGTGCCGGAGTTGATTGCAGAGTTGTCCAAATAA
- a CDS encoding MaoC family dehydratase yields the protein MSTVYIEDMEIGQTAEYGKTITEADIVMFAGVTGDNNPVHIDEEYAATTPFGTRICHGMLTASLISTVLGTRLPGPGTIYLSQSAKFKAPVKLGDTVKVRVTVKELDRAKKRVTLETNCYVKDKLVLEGEALAIAPSKPAA from the coding sequence ATGAGCACCGTTTACATTGAAGACATGGAAATCGGCCAGACTGCCGAATATGGCAAGACCATCACCGAGGCAGATATCGTCATGTTCGCGGGGGTGACTGGCGACAACAATCCCGTCCACATCGATGAAGAATATGCAGCCACCACACCGTTTGGCACCCGCATCTGCCATGGCATGTTGACTGCCAGCCTGATCTCGACGGTATTGGGTACCCGCCTGCCCGGCCCTGGTACCATCTACCTGAGTCAATCAGCCAAGTTCAAAGCGCCGGTCAAACTGGGTGATACGGTAAAGGTCCGGGTCACTGTCAAGGAGCTGGATCGCGCCAAGAAACGGGTGACGCTGGAAACCAATTGCTACGTCAAGGACAAGTTGGTCCTGGAGGGCGAAGCGCTGGCGATTGCACCAAGCAAGCCGGCAGCGTAA
- a CDS encoding low molecular weight protein-tyrosine-phosphatase: MSGISVLFVCMGNICRSPTAEGVFRYFVETGGLARRIQIDSAGTHGYHAGEAPDPRSCAAAGRRGYDLSRLRARQVKTADFERFDLVLAMDEQNLRHLLRICPEGLQHKVKLFLAYARNFEEREVPDPYYGSGGGFEHVLDLIEDASAGLLSDLRKQLTGT, translated from the coding sequence ATGAGTGGTATTTCAGTCTTGTTTGTTTGTATGGGGAATATTTGCCGTTCACCGACGGCAGAAGGTGTTTTCCGTTATTTTGTGGAAACCGGCGGATTGGCTCGCCGCATTCAGATCGATTCAGCTGGCACGCATGGCTACCACGCCGGCGAAGCCCCCGACCCGCGCTCATGTGCCGCAGCAGGGCGCCGGGGTTATGATTTGAGCCGACTACGCGCGCGGCAGGTCAAGACTGCCGATTTCGAGCGCTTCGATCTGGTGTTGGCCATGGACGAACAGAATTTACGGCACCTGCTGCGTATCTGCCCAGAGGGATTGCAGCACAAGGTCAAACTGTTTCTGGCGTATGCTCGCAACTTCGAAGAGCGCGAGGTGCCAGACCCTTACTACGGCAGTGGCGGTGGTTTCGAGCATGTGCTCGATCTGATCGAAGATGCCTCCGCTGGGCTGTTGAGCGATCTGCGTAAGCAATTGACCGGCACCTAG
- a CDS encoding DUF1993 family protein, translating to MLSYQSAIPVLQHYLNNMLELIQQAENAIATGLHTEQALLSARLSPDMFGLADQLCIACGFCLRACYPLAGLDIPEIPPSPLHLQGLRQRVAATQALLAALPDSLATPPTQVVTQAGLAEHTLPSAVYLAHYALPNFFFHLSMAYAILRQAGIPVSKGHFDGFHHYPTGFQFHDQ from the coding sequence TTGCTGTCTTACCAATCCGCCATCCCTGTCTTACAACACTACCTGAACAACATGCTGGAGCTGATCCAGCAAGCGGAAAACGCCATCGCTACGGGCCTCCATACCGAGCAGGCTCTGCTCAGTGCGCGGCTTTCACCGGATATGTTTGGGTTGGCGGATCAGCTCTGTATCGCTTGTGGCTTTTGCCTCAGGGCTTGCTACCCACTTGCGGGTCTGGATATCCCCGAGATACCACCGAGCCCCCTGCATCTGCAAGGGCTCAGACAACGTGTGGCGGCTACTCAGGCATTGCTGGCCGCCCTGCCTGACTCCCTCGCCACACCGCCCACCCAGGTAGTCACCCAAGCAGGGCTGGCAGAGCACACGCTGCCGTCAGCGGTTTACCTCGCGCACTATGCCCTGCCCAACTTCTTCTTTCACCTGTCGATGGCCTATGCCATTCTGCGCCAAGCTGGCATCCCGGTCAGTAAAGGGCACTTTGACGGCTTTCATCATTACCCTACCGGCTTTCAGTTCCATGATCAGTAG
- a CDS encoding lysophospholipid acyltransferase family protein — MMLIILHWLRMLIGWLDLAMFTLFMILIALLPRTLVSRIYPLLFHAWCRTFVRALNVDLRLHQKNIKPLPRQYILIANHPSAFEDVGIPALFPVVSLAKAEVANWWIVGRIAVAAGTLFVQRESAESRQAALQSLIDGLKAGKNICLYPESGCKGRRLFKLFRYGAFEASLRSGVPILPVFIHYEAQEDFEWQEPWTLLDKLRHFMTTQNNRANYYVFDAIHPADFADKQQFSDHVYKQYQTWQQKYLE; from the coding sequence ATGATGCTGATCATTCTGCACTGGCTACGTATGCTGATCGGCTGGCTGGACTTGGCCATGTTCACCTTGTTCATGATCTTGATTGCACTGCTGCCTCGCACCCTGGTGAGCCGTATCTATCCGCTATTGTTCCACGCGTGGTGCCGTACCTTTGTACGGGCACTGAATGTGGACTTGCGTTTACATCAAAAGAACATCAAGCCCCTGCCCCGCCAATATATCCTGATTGCCAATCATCCCTCGGCCTTTGAAGACGTCGGCATTCCGGCATTGTTCCCAGTGGTCTCGCTGGCCAAGGCAGAGGTCGCGAATTGGTGGATTGTCGGACGGATCGCGGTGGCCGCCGGCACTTTGTTTGTACAGCGTGAATCAGCAGAATCACGACAGGCTGCATTGCAGTCGCTGATCGATGGCCTGAAGGCGGGCAAGAATATCTGTCTGTATCCCGAAAGTGGCTGTAAAGGACGCCGTCTGTTCAAGCTGTTCCGCTATGGGGCATTTGAAGCCAGCTTGCGCTCTGGGGTGCCGATTCTGCCGGTATTCATCCACTATGAGGCTCAGGAGGATTTCGAATGGCAGGAACCTTGGACGTTGCTCGACAAGTTACGCCATTTCATGACCACGCAGAACAACCGTGCCAACTATTACGTATTCGATGCCATCCACCCTGCCGATTTTGCCGACAAGCAGCAGTTCAGCGACCACGTCTATAAACAATATCAGACATGGCAACAGAAATACCTGGAATGA
- a CDS encoding acyltransferase family protein → MAFTQDVSRNFETAKVLAILVVASGHFFPASAYWVIVSVALCMFGFASGYFTAQHYGPSPTVWPFIRNKLTRLGPDLLAINLLLLVVFIAKGEDHILSWQSLIGMLGLTGFLNWLHLPNPSPFGGGLWYFTLLLVFYVCYPALAKLLRPGAMGAILTAALLAGAFFLTHYVPYGHMLWLTAFAFCFGVAYVNQSWQANIRNTLSFIAVAMAVGGIAKFGLSLPINSLMVITVLSIMALQGLLSLRLPAWCHAPLKPFGPCVLEIYFLHTHLFVHPTGWAPIDFMISLLVILGASYATKQMALIFQRQWFPAKAQRAA, encoded by the coding sequence ATGGCCTTCACTCAAGATGTCAGTCGCAATTTCGAAACCGCCAAGGTATTAGCCATTCTGGTCGTTGCCAGCGGGCATTTCTTCCCTGCCTCTGCCTATTGGGTGATTGTCTCGGTGGCCTTGTGTATGTTCGGTTTTGCATCCGGCTATTTCACCGCGCAACACTATGGCCCATCACCAACGGTCTGGCCGTTCATCCGCAATAAGCTGACCCGCCTCGGGCCTGACTTATTGGCTATCAATCTACTGTTGTTGGTAGTGTTCATTGCAAAAGGTGAAGACCACATACTGAGCTGGCAGTCGCTGATTGGCATGCTGGGATTGACCGGCTTTCTGAACTGGCTCCACCTGCCCAACCCCAGCCCATTCGGTGGCGGTTTGTGGTACTTCACCCTGCTACTGGTGTTCTATGTGTGCTACCCAGCGCTTGCCAAATTACTCCGCCCCGGTGCCATGGGCGCCATATTGACGGCAGCCCTGCTGGCAGGGGCCTTTTTCCTGACGCATTACGTGCCATACGGGCACATGCTGTGGCTGACAGCCTTCGCATTCTGTTTTGGGGTCGCCTATGTCAATCAAAGCTGGCAAGCCAATATCCGCAACACGCTCAGTTTCATTGCAGTGGCCATGGCGGTGGGTGGTATCGCCAAATTTGGACTATCACTACCGATCAATTCCTTGATGGTGATCACGGTCTTATCCATCATGGCATTGCAAGGCTTGTTGTCATTGAGACTCCCGGCTTGGTGCCACGCGCCATTGAAGCCATTTGGCCCGTGCGTGCTGGAAATCTACTTCCTCCACACCCACTTGTTCGTTCACCCCACCGGCTGGGCTCCAATCGACTTTATGATCTCACTGCTGGTGATTCTGGGCGCATCCTATGCCACCAAACAAATGGCGCTGATCTTTCAGCGCCAATGGTTTCCTGCCAAGGCACAGCGGGCCGCCTAG
- the rraA gene encoding ribonuclease E activity regulator RraA, with amino-acid sequence MTFQTADLTDEHANLQVATPMFQRYGKAARFQGEIVTVKVFEDNVLVKDTLSEPGQGKVLVVDGGGSLRCALVGDQIAAMAVKNGWAGIIVYGCIRDSAVINDLEIGVRALNTHPLKSVKQGAGYRQIAVAFAAVTFRPGEFVYVDEDGIVLSATALL; translated from the coding sequence ATGACCTTTCAAACCGCTGACTTGACCGATGAACACGCCAATCTTCAGGTAGCCACACCAATGTTCCAGCGCTATGGCAAAGCAGCCCGATTCCAAGGCGAGATCGTCACTGTGAAAGTGTTCGAGGACAACGTCCTCGTCAAAGACACGCTCAGCGAGCCCGGCCAGGGCAAGGTATTGGTAGTCGATGGTGGCGGCTCGCTCCGCTGTGCCTTGGTGGGGGATCAGATCGCCGCCATGGCAGTCAAGAATGGATGGGCAGGCATCATCGTCTACGGTTGCATTCGTGATTCTGCTGTGATCAATGATCTGGAAATCGGCGTGCGGGCGCTCAATACCCATCCGCTCAAGAGCGTCAAGCAGGGTGCAGGCTATCGGCAGATCGCAGTCGCCTTTGCCGCAGTCACCTTCCGGCCAGGTGAATTCGTCTACGTGGACGAGGACGGCATAGTCCTTTCGGCTACTGCCCTGCTGTAA